DNA sequence from the Desulfatiglans anilini DSM 4660 genome:
GCTTCGGGTGCTTCGCCGGCTGCGAGCCGCACCCTCTCGGGCCGCAGGACGATCCCATCGAAAAACCATCAGATTCCTGGCCGTTGACTTGCCGCTTATTTTGATCCTGGAGACCATCAACCGGATCTGCCTGATTTTCGACGAATTCTTATTCAGGGACTACCGGAATACGCCCATCGAAAAACCGGTCTTCATGGTCGGGCCACCCAGAAGCGGGACGACCTTTCTGCATCGCCTGCTCTTCAAGGACAACCGGTTCACTTCCCTGGCCCTATGGGAAATCCTTTTCGCCCCCTCCATCCTGCAGAAAAAGTTTCTTTTGGCCCTCGCCCGCATCGATAGGCGCAGGGGCAACCCTGTCTACCACCGGATTCTAGCAGCCGAAGAACGGTTTCTGTCGGGCCCCATGCATCGGACCAGCCTGTTCGACCCGGAGGAAGACGAAATGCTGCTGGTGCGAACCTTCAGCTCAGGGCACTTTCTGATCTTTTTATTTCCGTTTGAGGAGGAATTCCGCCCTCTGATCTATTTCGACACCGAACTCCCGAAGCTTGAGCGCTACCAGATCATGAACTTTTACAAACAATGCGTGCAGCGCCATATGTACGTCTTTGGCAAGGGCAAGCGGTTCTTGTCAAAAAATCCAGGTTTCAGTATAAAGATGCAATCTCTCCAACATGTTTTCACCGACGCATCATTCATTTACCTGGCGAGAACCCCTTTTGAATCCGTTCCTTCGAATCTAAGTTTATTTTACTACGTCCATCAAAAACTTCCTACAGCAACCGATGACAGGCACTTTATAGATTTCATCCTTGAACAGATGAAAAATTACTACCTTTATCCCCTCAAAAAAATGGGCAAACTGCCCAGAAATCAAAAAGCGGTTGTGCTATATGGCGATTTAATCCACAGTCCAGAGCAAACCGTTCGGGAGCTATACCGCCAGATTGAGTGGCCATTGACACCCAGTTTCGCTGAGATTCTGAAGCGGGAAACATCCAGGGCCGCATCGTTCATGAGCGAACATGAATACTCTTTAGAGCAATTCGGTCTCTCCATCAACATCATTGAGGAAAAGTTTCGGGAGATATTCGATATTTTCGGATTCGAAACACCCTTTACGGAAACACCTTCCGCCAATATGAAGACATAACGCACAGAAAGACGCGACGGTCAATATCGGTCAGTGCCCATCCGGAAATGTTCATCCACCACGGCCCGGTTTCTCTACACGGAAAATCAGCCAGGCACGCCGCTTGGCCCATCTGAATCCTGACAGGCCAGCACGCTCGAAATCCGACCTCATTCGGGACGGTTGGAAAAAGGTCGCCTCACCCCGTTTCATCAGCCTTTCCTGAAACTTGCGCTCTCCCCACCGAGGGAGGGCAATCAGCGTCCATCCCGTGAAAACCCCACCGGGGCGGAGAAC
Encoded proteins:
- a CDS encoding sulfotransferase — its product is MSMFRVRILLRVLRRLRAAPSRAAGRSHRKTIRFLAVDLPLILILETINRICLIFDEFLFRDYRNTPIEKPVFMVGPPRSGTTFLHRLLFKDNRFTSLALWEILFAPSILQKKFLLALARIDRRRGNPVYHRILAAEERFLSGPMHRTSLFDPEEDEMLLVRTFSSGHFLIFLFPFEEEFRPLIYFDTELPKLERYQIMNFYKQCVQRHMYVFGKGKRFLSKNPGFSIKMQSLQHVFTDASFIYLARTPFESVPSNLSLFYYVHQKLPTATDDRHFIDFILEQMKNYYLYPLKKMGKLPRNQKAVVLYGDLIHSPEQTVRELYRQIEWPLTPSFAEILKRETSRAASFMSEHEYSLEQFGLSINIIEEKFREIFDIFGFETPFTETPSANMKT